TTTCTTAATGTGTTGGAGCCGAAGTATGACATTCCCAGTCGCCATTACATAAGAGACATCATCTTACCAAAGATCCACGACACGGTTAAAAAGCACATTAACATCATGTTGCAGAAGGACATAAAGGCAATTAGCTTCACCACCGACAtctggagcagtagtgtgagtccaCTGTCTCTCATCAGCTTAACGGCGCAGTGGATAGATGGCGAATTCTCTTTGCATCAGGTCATGCTCCACGCTACAAAATTTGAAGGCTCCCACACCGGTCAAGCAATAGCAAACATACTTGAGGAAATGCTTCAGacttgggcgattcccaaaagttctgttcATGTTGTGGTCCGGGACAGTACCAAAAACATGATAAAAGGTATGGAAGTTGTTGGACTTCCCAGTATTTtatgtgtggcacatacactgcagcttgCTGTCTCAGAGGGACTGTTATCACAGCGCAGCATTGCAGATGCTGTGGGAGTCGGGCGCAGAATAATTGGCCACTTCAAACATTCGAACCTGGCATACTCTCGGCTGCAGGACATCCAGATACAGCTTGGTCAGCCAGTAAGAAGACTCCAGCAAGACGTGCAGACTCGTTGGAACAGCACATTTTACATGCTGAAGTCTCTGATTGAGCAGAAACGGGCCCTTGGAGTGTATGTGTCTGAATATGAGCTCCCTGCCACCATTACTGCAAACCAGTGGAATCTGATGGAGAAGATGGTCAAtatcttggctccctttgaagagaTGACTCGCCAAGTGAGTTGTTCAGATGCATTTGCCTCTGATGTAATTCCTGCAGTAACAGTGCTACAGAAAGTTTTAGCAAAAGTGGATGAGGACCAAGGTATCAAAACAATGAAGAGCACTTTGCTTGCTGCTTTGCAGAAGCGCTTCTCTGATACTGAGCGAAACCCACTTTACTGTATCGCAACTTTACTCGATCCAAGGTAATGTTACTTTTTCTGCTATTAAATGTAATTGTTTTCTTAATTCACAGAAAGAATATGCTGCATTCAttcattgttgtttatttttttcttctaggtataaagatcgtTTTTTCTGTAATTCTGACACTTCCAGGGAGGCAAAAGAAATGTTAGTACTGGAACTGCAAAACATTTTTGAAGAGACAATTGAATCTGAGCAGCATGAAGAACCAGCTTCCAAAAGGCCTCACCGTGACCAGCCAAGTACCAGTCTGGACAGTGTATTTGCAGAAATTGCTGGTGAAGGATCATCTACATCTGAGAGCAGTGCTCCAAAAGCTGCTACTATACAGCTGGAAGCTTACTTGGGAGAGATCACTGTACCTCGTTCAGAGAAACCCCTGAAGTACTGGGCAGTTCATAAAGTGAGATTTCCAACTCTGGCTAAAATGGCCCAAAAATATCTTTCTGCCCCatgcagtagtgtggaaagtgaaaGACTGTTCAGCTTAGCGTCTAATGTCCTTACTGATAGCAGAAACAGGCTAATGGCTGAACATGCAGAGATGCTTTTATTCCTCAAAAAGAATTTGCCACTAACTTTTAAGAAATAATTCTATTAGCTATATTGCCTGTAACTTTTGGTTGGTtgtgtgatttttttacatttgttattgttgttattgttattaatatattttgatgttgtaaaatatattttttgtatttatcgaCATGTTCTGTGATAATTCTTTGAGTTTACTGTGCGACACAAGCAAATAAAACAGTTTTATTCTTTTGTGTCTTGAGTTACAgttcttcataattataaagaagatatcatTACTTAGAGTGTATTGtggtttgaaaactgtcacatgacattaaaaaaaagtatcagtaatcggtatcggcgagtacttgaaaaaaagtatcggtacttgtactcggtcttaaaaaagtggtatcgggacaaccctattacattgtgttttttaaaatgtaagtgcctactcccaaactgtcatttgaagtaaaacacatagccaagtattattctccacaattttttaattgtgcattaaaagaaaaaaattagacatgctatctgccaatagaaaataaccaaa
This window of the Aquarana catesbeiana isolate 2022-GZ linkage group LG01, ASM4218655v1, whole genome shotgun sequence genome carries:
- the LOC141127835 gene encoding zinc finger BED domain-containing protein 4-like produces the protein MSAVWKYFKINEDNPRIADCKLCSAKLSRGGTKISSYNTSNLIKHLKLKHKSEHGEFTAIGSSSSTQQPTLQQTFARREKLSRDNPRAVQITEALTQFIILDDQPLSIVENMGFQRFLNVLEPKYDIPSRHYIRDIILPKIHDTVKKHINIMLQKDIKAISFTTDIWSSSVSPLSLISLTAQWIDGEFSLHQVMLHATKFEGSHTGQAIANILEEMLQTWAIPKSSVHVVVRDSTKNMIKGMEVVGLPSILCVAHTLQLAVSEGLLSQRSIADAVGVGRRIIGHFKHSNLAYSRLQDIQIQLGQPVRRLQQDVQTRWNSTFYMLKSLIEQKRALGVYVSEYELPATITANQWNLMEKMVNILAPFEEMTRQVSCSDAFASDVIPAVTVLQKVLAKVDEDQGIKTMKSTLLAALQKRFSDTERNPLYCIATLLDPRYKDRFFCNSDTSREAKEMLVLELQNIFEETIESEQHEEPASKRPHRDQPSTSLDSVFAEIAGEGSSTSESSAPKAATIQLEAYLGEITVPRSEKPLKYWAVHKVRFPTLAKMAQKYLSAPCSSVESERLFSLASNVLTDSRNRLMAEHAEMLLFLKKNLPLTFKK